CGTTGGGGAGCTTCTCCGActcctgctcgtcgaggtaATCCTCGTAGCGCCTGCGcgactgctgccgctccAGGTCGTCGTACGACATGTGCACCGGCCGGGCCCCGTCCAGGTCGACAGGCCGCtcttcgccctcctcgggGCGCGTGACACCGGGCAGGGCATTGGTGTGAAAGTCGACAAActgctgggcggcctgcGGGATATGGTTGGCGGGGTTGTGCGCGTGGTTGTACGTCTTGCGCAGGGGAGAGAGGTACCGCGTCTTCTCGAGGCACTCGATGGTCGTTTGgcccttggcggccagcATGATGTGCCAGGCGGTAAaggcaccgacgacgatgccgatgatgccgctgATGACGCTCAGGACGATGAAGTTTACCGGCATGAGAGCGTCCGTGTAGCGCGTCTGCTCCTCGATGACCTCACCCCAGACCCAGGTGCCGCTGACGGCAAAGGCATAGAAGCTGAATATCGTGGTATACATCAAGAAGAGCAAGAACGCCTTGTGGTTGCGCAGGCCGATGCACGTGGCGAGCCAGGGGCAGTGGTGGTCCATCTTCAGGACGCACCGGCGGCAGGTCGAGCAGTGGTGGGCGCGGTCGGGCTTGCGGGCCTGGCACTTCTTGCAGAAGCGGAGCTGGCCGTTGCTCTTGACGGTGAAGGACGTGGCCGAcggctgctggccctgcgTGGTGGGCAGCAGGCCGTAGCCATCGTCGTTGGTCGTGGAGCCGGGGCTGGTGAAGACGGCCGTCGTGTAGGACCAGTTGAGCAGGGCGTAGAGgatgaagccgacgacggacgatCCGGTGCCTGCTTCGCGACTCCGTCAGCAAACCTGCCAATCCACCAACCAACCGTGCAGCCGTAGGAGCCATTGGAAAAGATTTGTTTCGTCCAAGACGACAGATGCCAAACGTACCTATCCAACTACCATCAACGCTGATCAGGCCGATCTTTATCACCACCCACACGGCCCACGTCGTCAGTCCGTAGACGAATATCAGCGGTATGTACGTCGCAAACGAGCAGCACGCGCGCTCGAGCTtgcgcgcgcaccgccgcgacatcttgtcggcgccctgggcggccgcggcgtcgtcgtcgagctcctcgtctcTCTCCAATGCGGCGGCTTTGACTGCGTCCCGTGCTTATTCGTAGGTGGATGCATGTGCACTTGCTGCTTGTTTCGCGTCTGACCCTCTCAGCCCATGGCCCGGGAGGGTTGGGGCGGCTGCGGAGTTTGTaaatgatgatgatggtgatgatgatgttgatgtAGTAGCGGAGGAAGGGGGGTTGCTGCGGCACGCCGCCAGCATTCTGATGAGCTGAGCTGGACGGAGGTTGGTTgattgatggtggtggtgttgagctcgctggcgcggcgcttATTATTAGGTCATCAGGGGGGCCGCCAGTaaccacacacacacacagcccCGCCGCGCAAATACGTGTCTCACCCAAAAAACGTGAAACTCCACCACTTGGTGAACAGGCTACCCGGAATCGAGAGGCCACTTGATAAAAGTTGCCTCGCGATGGCAGTGTGCATGCGGCATGATATGCGATGATCCAACGCTTAGACGACTCGAGTAAATTTCCCTTTTTTCTATATAGAGAATCACTGGATCAACGTCCTCTCTTTCGAAGTATACTAAGGCACCAACCACAATTACATCTCCACGTTCATCGCCAGATTTTGTAGTCTGACTTGCGTTTTCATCAAGAGTCTCTCCAAGGCCTGACACGTGTGATACATCGTCGTATTCTGCATCATCACCACACAGTCCGCGACGAGAATAACAACCTTGAGCTCGGGCGCCCCGGGCCTCGTCTCCGTGCGCGGCTCGGAGctcacgacggcggcgtacgCGCTGTCGTTGCACTGAAACGTCACCACCTCTACGTGCCGCGTGGGGAACAGAACGACTGCGTTGGCTTTGtcccgcacgcgcgcgcgcacgtaCGTTCAAAGTCAGTAGTGGGTTAAAAGTCTACGGGCATGCGAGCGGTCGAGGGCCCGCTGGGCGGTGTCTGCTGCTACTAGTACCTTTGACGAGCGCCAGCAAGGCGCTGGCGTTTGTGTGGTCGCTCATTCTTTTGCGGTTGGATGTCCTGGTCGACTGCTATGGCGGATGTGTGGAGGAGCCGAAGCAGGTTGAGGGAGGTAGAGGAAGAATAAAGGCAGAGTCGTGATTTGTAGAAGGAGAGTGTAGTTGGGCGCTGTTGTTTTTGCATCGTAATCACCGCATCTTGCAGGCAAACAACTGGCCGGAGCACGTCGGTTCATCACATCCTCGCGGCGATCAAGACCTAGCAATCATATAGTGAAACGCACGAGATACACCCCAGCCGACCTACTCCATGCGTCATGCCTTCCTAGAAGAACAACTGCCCAACCCCTGCCCTTGCTGTGTCCGCCGTCTTGCCTCATCCAGACCTCCAAATCTCCGAGTCAGTACAAAATAGAATCCTTGTCGCTGAGAGAAGCATGGAAAATCCGGACCTAATGAAAGTCCCCAATTCACAAGCCCCtaccaacaacaacagacATTCGACATGTTCAGAACAACTCTCCCCGGATGATGGTTGGCACGTGCTCACATCTACCGCCGTTAAGAGACTCGACTCTCACCGCACTGCGTGAGGTGTGGTTGGatatggtggtggtgcgcccaactctccgccgccggagagAGAGCGGTTCGTGTGCAACGAGTAGAGTAGTTggggggaaagaaaaaagaagagCAAAGGACGCGAAGAGTCCAAATCGGTACGGTTGTAAGCTGGAAAGGGGGGAGAGCGGGAGGCAACGGGACCGGACACATGCAGCGCGTGCACACCACATCAGTAAATAGTACATGTCGAGACCATCCCCTTTCCATGTTGCGTCTCCCTTGGGCTAATGTTTTCTCGCGCACCTTTTCTTGTAGCCAGTATGCGTCCTCATGCTGTCCTGGTGGCCTGGTATGCACTGGTACGTCCACGCGCCCTCCACACCTTCACGAGTTGCACCATGGCAGAAAATAAAGTCCAAAATTCAATTCAGGTGCACTGACTATTCATCGTGCTTGAGTGGGGATTTACTTGGTTTCCATTTCCCCCCAGCCATACCGTAGCCTTGCGTCATCCATTCCATTCCCTCCGTCTTGACAATCGGATCCTACTCTCATAACCCCATGTCAAGTTCGTCCTCCATACAACCCGTCAACGTCCTTCCGCCGCAAGAGCCAGCCAAAAAACAGTCAAAATCAACAAGCAAGGTGAACCCCCAGTCTCAACACCCCTTTGTGACACTTCTTCGTCACCATTCATAGTGCCCCGTCATCACCAAAACTCCACCTTCTGGTGCGCAGGCTGCTTCGACGCCTGGACCACACCCTTAGGCCCGCCGTATTCATCCCAAGCAGACTCAGGCGTGATGTAAATCTTGGTTCCGTCCATGTTTCTATCGAGGTTGACGTTGACCAAGCCAGACGTGAGCTGATCCACGTACGCGTCGTAGTCCTTGCTGTGGCGAGTGCTGCAGCGACTGTTGATTGCTTCGGCATGGGCCAgggccgacgccctggtcTTGAAAAGCTTGTGGCACCTGGGGCAGGTGATCTTTTCGCTTCCATGGCTGGAGCCACGGAGATGCCCGATGAGTGCCCTGCCTCCATTGGCGCCATTGAACACTTTACTACAAATAGTCAGCAATGACTCTGGTAGAACAAATCCCCCCCAGTCCTTACTCACTAGCAAAAGGGCATGGGGCAGGTGTAGCCGTTATAAAGGTTCCGACACCTTTCGATTTTGAAAGCCGGGTTGTCCGGGTGAAGGGGATGCTTCGAGTCATACGTGGGATTAAGGTCCTGTTCAGGGATGGAGGCCATTTCCTCCGCAGTCGGCCAGCGTGTCGACACGACGTTTGGATCAAGAGACCAAACACCCTTTGTTTCGTCGGTTTTCGCAGTCTCATGGCTTGGAAGATCAATCAGAGCACCAGAAGTGctggcggccttgtcgctggcggccagaGACCAGTCTGCGACCCCAAGACTTCCGGGGAGCCTGGGAGTGCTCGTGCCGGCCAAGGAAATAAGTTCGGAGGTACTATCCGATTGATTGGAAGCCGCTCTCAAGTAGCCGGGCAGATCGCTGGACACGTCCTGCTTGACAAGCCAATTCTCCTCTTTCATCGAAGTAGGGGTAGAAGTGGCCGCATTGGCTCCACGCTTAATGGCAACGCTGTCAATCCATGTAGCGATTCTTCTGGAAGGCAGCGTCTCTGTAGACTGCCCCTTGGCCGAGTCTGGCTTCTTTGATTCGAAAAGCCAGTCCTTGACTCCAGAGCCACCCAGCAGCGTGGGTGCCTCGGTGCCAGCCTGAGAGGTtgcggcatcatcaacggTCCAGGCCATGACGTTGTCCTTGGCGCGGAGAGCAGAGCCAGTATTGCTGCCCTCCGAAGCAacgtctcggcggcgaaggaaGTCAGCGAGGTTGCTTGCAGTGTCTTTCAAAGAGCCGGAGGCGTTATTCTTAGCATGGCCCCCGGCAACGCTGTTGGTGGTGTCTTCCCACAGGTCAGAGGGGGTGACGTCCTTAACGTTGCTCCCAGCAGACGACTCGACTCGCTTGGCACTTTGGCGAGCAATTTCATCGAGCTCTGTGAGTCCTGAGAAAGGTTGCATTTGATGGTCGACGAGAAGAGTCCCGTCACGCGCAATCTGCTCGACCTCCCAGACGCCTCTAGCATccagggccgccggcgcagatCCATTGTCGTTAGTCTCCCAAATGTCTCCCTTGTAGTAGCCGGGCTTGCCGGGGTTGATGTAGTCTGCAAAGTTGCCGCGGACGCGTCGATGGGTCATagcctcgaggtcgcgcgTGAACTTTGTCCTTTCCTCGGCCTTTTGGTTGAGCATGGCCGAGGTGACGCGAGGGCATTTCTTGCCTTCGATATGGCGGAGAAGCGCCGAGGCAGAGGCAAACGGACCGTCACCGCAGCCAGCACACTTCAACTGCTGCGGCTGAGGATGGCACTGAAACCGCCGAGTCAGTAGACGAGCAGGGCTCGAGGGCAAAAGGGGCGGAGCGCTGGGTATCGGCTTACTTCCAGGACGTGCTTGCCCTGGGCTCTCTCGGTCTTGAACCTCTGGCCGCAGTGGATGCAACAGATGTGCCGGGGATCTCTTTTGGCGCGCATGACCTTGACATGCTCAAAGTACGTGTCCCATTCTGCAAAGGCACATTTGCAAGGCTTGCAGTAGTAGCGGCCGTCGACTTGCAGACCCGACGGCATCGTGTCGATGTGCTGCGGCAAGCTGATGACGGGTTTTGGATGGTTGCGTCTCGGATGCTCGCGTGTTCGCGGAGGAAGGAGCGCGTCTCGTGGAGAAGGAGAAAACGGAGGCAGGCCACCGACAGCAGTGATGGGAGGGCGGATGGGTGTGGTTTGCCAAGAGGCAGAATGGAGGTGCGTATGTGCGCGCGGTGATGAGTGGAAGAAACGAGCAAAAGTCCCTGCGCGACGTGCGTGCAGGAGTGAGCGGCTGTTGTGGAGGAGGGAAAGAAGGGCCACCCCAAGCCGGGGTGAGGAGGCACAATAAATAGCCACCTCTGTTTCTATTGTTGATTGTTTACCATCCCATTCCGCAGGCAGCACAATAGGCGTGTAGACAAGATTTCGCACTTGCAAACCATGCGGCTGGGTTTATCTCAACAAGCGCACTGCCACAACGAACCATGACAGCTAGCTTGCAGGCCAACCTCTGCTCGCCTCGTGCCACGCGCCAACTTAAAGAACGCCGACAGAGTCAAGTGCACAGGGGTCATTTCGTGTCGCTCTTATTTGCTTGTTTACCTACTGGGCGAAGCACAACACGTCTCAGCCAAAAACGGGGAAtccatcttcctcgtcctctcctGGGGCATCAGAGAACTCGTCGTGTTCGTCATGAGATCCGTACGCCTCTTGCGCTGGGTATAgattctcctcctcgtcttcgtcgttgTCTCCGTCGCTGCCCGattcctcctcgtcatcgtcttcgttCCCGGACAGCACCCCCCCTTCGGCTggctcttcgtcgtcgtcgggcagtCCACTCGCAGGTGTCTGTTCCGCCGCCACACTGGGGGTCCTGCCCGGACCTCGCAAGCGAGCGTTGTATCCCgtgctcttcttcttgggtGGCTCTCGGCCGCGCAGGAGTATCAACTCGTCGTTGGTCAACTGCAGGTTGGGCAGTGGCAGATGgaatgtcgtcgacgatgactTTGTAGGCGTCCGATCCCCACACTCGAGAGTTGGAGCAAAGTCTGATCGGGTCAGCTGTCTCCCGAAGCGGATAGCAACAAGCTTTGTCTTCATGATGGCCTTAACCTTGGCCCACAGACCGCCATGATACCACCCGCTGTTGATGTCCCAGGTCGGTCGCACTTCTGCATTGTCCAGGAGCTCCTTCAGCAGGGGGTCGCTAATGTCGCAGACCTGCCAGACTTTACCGTCTGTGTGGTATGACTCGCCGTCAAATGTGTGGCTCTGTGCCTGGTCCACCGCGTAGTCTTTGTTGAAACTTCCTTGGGACCGTCGAAGCGACTGCCACGTCTGGTCCTGGCTCGGTAGCTTCTTCTTGGACAGCTTGAACATGAGCGTCTGGTATATTCGGTACTTGGGGTCTGTTCTAGGGTCGATTCCATATGGAACGACCCCATCCCTCCACGGACCGCCCTTGAATTGGTATGCCGTGTAATTGAGATATTTTTTCAGCTCGTTCCAATTCCTCAGCTTGCCAGCCATGTGGTTTAGCAAGGAACGACGGGTCCAGACTGGGCGATACTGGaacgcctcctcgagctgggcaATGATCTCCATGGTTCGCGAATCAGTCACATCtgggggctgctgcggtcCGGTAGGGGCAGGATCGTCGGCGCTAATAAAGTATCCGATCTGCTTGACGGCCGTCGTGTTGATTGTGTTGCCGTCCTCAGTTGTGCGGACGTATGGATTCTGTGAATAGTAGTAGTTGAAAGGAAGACTCATGTGCGTAAAGATGGGCGGCGGAAGAATGTCGACATTTGGCCCGAGATCCATCCCTGGGTCAAAAGTGAAGTTCTTCAAGTTTTGCACTGTGAAAGGTGTCAGCTGAGGTTCGAGGTGTAGGTTCAAGAGATCGAGTCTGACCATCACCGGGCAGAACCTGCTCCGTATATCGGCGCGCAAAAGAAGACTTGGACATGTCCCAGTAAAAGTCGGCCAGGCCTCGGAAGCGGTGCGTGTGCTTGATGGTACCAACGGCTTCGACTTGGTACGTGTCCACGTTGTCTGCGAGCTGCCGTCTGAGCTTCTTGGGCTCATCTAGGCGGGCGATGGAGCCGACACCTTGGGTTCCGTTGGGCGgcccggcagcatcggcgtcggcgagctcaacGTCACCCTGCCACGGGTCATTGGTGCCGCGCTTTCGCTTGCGCCCAGTACGCTTGGGGACGGTGATCTTGAGCACAACATTGTGTGAACGGGCGTTATGAGACATGACTGGCGGACAAAACGGACTGTCCGGGTTCAGGTACAGTGGTATTGATGTTCTCGTGGAATCCAGCGTCTAGAGCACGGGAGTGTCAGGATCAAAGTTGGAACgcaggtggcggcgctggactcACGTGGGCCAGTGAAGGGAGTCGGCCAAAGGCTTTGATGGCGCGATCAATGTTTTCCACAACGGCGGGAACCtcgacagcagcaagccTGCGCGAGGGAATCGGATACCTGGGAGCCCCGTCCTGAGACGCATCATActggtcgtcatcgccggcggtGTGGCCGTCGAATCTGTCTCTcagggcatcgtcgtcggtctccgaaggagaagaagccatGGCTGGTGGAATGGAAGCAAGAGCGCCGAGAATTGGCAATCAACCCCAGGTGCAGGCTACACACTGCATGGCATGAGGCGCTCTCTGGCTTTTAGCTGGTCCTGTGCGTGTTGTAGTTGGAAGCTTATTTAGGGAGCGCGAACGTGTCGCCTCTCCAGATCAAAAAGGAGGAAAGATAACCTATGTCAGGGCCACGAGCACCGCGGGAAGGCTATGATGGAAATTATGATAGTTTGCGCCCTGCGTGTTGAGTGACGGCGAACCGCAATGATGGTGAGTGGAAGTTGTGACTTGGAATCGTTGCTTGCAGCGGTACAATTGGATGACCGGTATCTGAGTCGTCCCCACCAAACAGCGGGCACGTGCACCATGTTCCCTTGCTCCTTCCCAACTTCCATTCGAGTACAGTAGTTAACTAGTCAAAGCATCCACCCATCTCCGTCACAGTACAAATAGTGAGTGTGGCCCACCAAGCTTGTTGAAGCCTTGGCCGACCTCGCTCAGCATCTTCTACAAAGACCAACAAGCGGTAGAACATCGTTGGCAAGCAATCGACATCTTGCTCCGctgccagccaccaccaaaCATGTTCAACAACAGTACGGTCGCGGCACGCCCGCACACCTCACAGTTTCTAGTCCTTCATTGAGTGCGAAATGGTTCCTTCAGCTGTTGGTTCTTTTTTAAAGTACAAATACACTTCCGATAGACAAGCCATTCAAAGTCGAAACGCACATAGTAGCAATGTCGCTACTATCCGAACATTCACATGAGGCCCTCAAATCACGGTTACATTCATTGCAGGGGATCGCTCTTGATGGCTGTAGAGTTGCTCGCTATTCGGCGGGCTGGTAGTTATTTCGTACCTGCTCGTAGGACTTACAGCGATATAGGCATTGCAAAGCCTAGACCCTGAATCCTGACGGTACCTGGTCGAGCACTATCCCGTTCGCACAGATGAGGCCTTTAAAGCCGCCCAATTTGTCCTTcgaagtcgccgccgagtcggaggCCTTCTCGGCCAATGGGTTCTTGGACGGGCTGCCTTTGCAATTTTGGCTGACCATGTAGAGGTTGAATCCGATGGCAAGTGTCTGCATCGTAGCGTCGTAGTATGGTTCCGTGATCTCGTCAGCTTGAAAGATCCCCACGGCGTCTTGCAGAATCACCGCCGGGAACTTGGCGCCGTAATAGTAAAGCGATGGTTTCGACTCTAAGACTGCGACTTGCTGCAAACCCCCGAACGGCGTGCATTGCCATTGCATAACGTAGTAGCTATCGCTCTTCGAGTTCCTGTCCTCGTCACGTTCTCGGGTAATGGAATGTAGCGTATTCACTTCCTTCTTTGCATTGTCGCGAGGTAAAGCTTCATTGGCCCATGTATCATGGCGTTTGACAAACCCAGGGCCATACTAGATGCCTAAATCGGGACGCGCTTCGGGGATTTGCGTGCTGTTGGGATCTTGGCGTCCGTCCGTAAGAAATAAAACACTCCCTTTGCCATCATTGGCATCTATAAATGTCTTATCGGCAGTTCATCCAAAGAAGGGGACTTTGACAAGTTTGGCGGGCATCGGTTATGGATGCCCTCCAACTTGTCGAAGAATCCATTCGTCTTCGCCTCGTTCCAGTAGCGATTATGAGAGGTTCTCAGATCAATCATGTATCTGATACACCAAACAACTACCTCACCGGGGTTTTCGTCGCTAAACCTGTTCATGCTGGCAATTAGATCATCGAGTGACGCGCCAGTCGCACCCACAGGCGACGAACTAAGTTCGTCGTTGACATGAGCGCTGTAGAATGCTCCGTTATTGACACTTGCAATGCGCATGTCAAAGTATCGCACGCCTATCCGTCAGTGGTTGTACAAATCCAGGTTCTGGGTCTCAGTGTTGTCCGAACTACTTTAATTTAAGCAACCTCTTGTGGCAATCTCATTCATGGCGGCATCGTGTGGGCCCGGGACAATCACGTGGCGCAGCTGCCGATCCTTGATGACTTGGTTGTGCCCTCAATGCGGTAATTCGCGAATCCGTTGGTGTCAGTGAAAGTGCCCACTCTTTGGTCGTAGTCTGCTAAGTTCTTCCTCGACTTGCCTGAAGGCCCATGCAAGGGCAACTCATGATATGAGCTGCACAGTAAATTGCCGATGCTGGTTTCCCGCCGGTTTAAGATGCTAAACGTAGATTCAAGGGACGTTAACAGAAGTGAGTGAACGAGCTCTACAGACTACGACGTAAGATTGTCGGGACAATATAGTGGTAGAGTATGGCACATTGGACGTTGGGTCAAGTTCTGTTACTTCGCGCCCGGACACTTATCGCTCCAAGACTGGTACCTTGTGTTGGAGGACATGTTACTGTTGGGAGTCCAAAAAGTCGAAAGAAGCCTCTTGAGGGTCAATGGTAGCACCTGGATTTGAAGAGTGCAGGCTCTCTTGGTAGAACCCCATGGGTCGCGCATACCATAGTTCTTGCAGTTGGCTTCAAGTTCAGTTGCCTCGGTAAAGTTTCAACCTATTCAAGTTGGCTTGGGTTTCGGCCCTTCCTCTGGTGAAGTTTGTGCGTTTCAGGAAGCGGAATTTGGAATCAAAAGTGCCACATCGGCGATTGTGCCCAAGGAGAGCCTCGTAGAAGTTGGCCCTCGAGATGTTCCTTCTCGTCTGTTAGTCAAACTCTTACCGGAAGGTTGCAGTTGGGCGACCTAACCAAGGGACACAAAGCAAAACAAAAACCTCCAGTGCCCCGATTGCCGCGCCGATGACTAGAGGAATGTATGTCGTAACTGAAATATCTATGAGCCAAGATAAGCGCCTTGGCAGTCATTGCAACGACAGAGGCGCAAGGCTGTGACTTCTGTCTTTGTGGGCTGGGATCTCGAAGCCAAGGAACACTTTCCGGAAGAGCTCAATCATGTTAAGTTCTGTTGGAGACAGCTACGAGGTGTGATGAGGGCCAAGACTCTTTACTAAGTTGATCTGTGCACCAGCGTGCATTTAGAACATAGGTACCTCGTAACTTGTAACGCGATGCTGCAACTTGATGACTGGAGCCTTTTGCTTTTTGTTGGTTCAGTCTCAGACAAGACATCTGCTCCTTTTTTTCCGATagcccccctcctcccgaTTTCCCACCTGCGTCCTTTCTCCAAGCCGCGCGCGAGGTTGACGTGACTATACTCGCCTTTACCACGCCTCTCAATCAACACCGCACACGATCATAGCACTTATTTCGTCGATCTTGTGCATGGGGCTGCGACAGATGTCGTCTTTGTCGCCGACCGAGTTTTCAGTATTCAGCGGGAATGTGACTTCCCCATCTAATACTACGAAACTGCCAACGGTGGTCACGTCACAGCCATTGACAACACCATTCATATTTCCAAGCGGCTGTGGTGACCATTTCTCCAGTATATACACCATCACTAGGGGGTTTTGGAATAACACCCGCATTAAAGTTGTCGCGTCTATTCCAAGCCAACATCCAACATGTCAACCAGCCGGATGGAACGACAGTTCTGTGCCATTTGTTTTCAGCCCAGCCGTGTGTCCAAGCGCGTGGACGGCGTACGCGGTGCGACTTGACACAGCTTGGACGGCAAGCTATAGGAGCAAAATCGTTTCCGTGGCAAATTGCTGCTCAAGGTCTACCCCCCTTCCCCATACCAATGATGCCATTTCTGCCTAGGTCTTGCATCCGTCACGGCTCCCTTGCAGGCTGCTGACTTGACTGGATAGTGGCTTTACCATTGACTTTGGTGCATCAGCGTTGTCCGGTACAGATGCTGCCTGTATCCAGGAGATACCGGCGTCCACGGTCACCAATACCATGCAGACCGACAAGTAGATATCGACATCCACATCCGATGACAGCTTTCCCAATGGTATTCGTGCGCACTATGCGTGGGAAATGCGTGGGAAATTTCATGGGATGCCTCCGATACCGCGACCCTCAGTCCGGCTCCGCCGTCTCTCGGTGACTGCATAGATGTTCAGATAGCTACGTGGATTCCTGGCGAGACGGTCGATCCAAAGTCGCGAGCATCTTGCGATCCTAATCAGGATGGCTCGGATACATGGGACCTGGAACATTCGCCTGGGATCCTTTGTATCATCATAATCGGCTCGATTGTTACGACTATAGGCATCGTGCTATGCTGCTGGCGTTGCCATGTGTGCCGTAATCGACGTGAACAGAGGCAAAGGGAGCGGCGAGTTGCAGGGGATGGGCGACAAGCAAACACGAGGTAGAGAAAGCTGAGTCTTACTTGAACCGTTACACCGTTACAAGTCGCGATGTTGCAGTCCAACAGCACTAGGTAGTTTACTTCTGATTGAGGGCCATCCGAGAAAGACAAGACGGCTTTCTACACTAATGAACGGAGCCACGAAGTAGAGTAACAGATGATAAAATATCGCTAAGGGTGGGCGGACACGTTTGCTGTGCCGGGTTAGGATAGTAAATACTAGAGAAACAGCATGAGAACGACGGAAGTTCAGCAAGGGAAGCGTGTGTCCTGGCCTTGTGCCGGGGTTACTCCCTTGAATTTGGTGGCTTGGGACTGGACAGCCTGCTGAGCGGTGCGACGATGAAGCTTGGCAGGGTCTTCGCTGCGCCTTACAGAAAGGGCCCCTGCCGGCCGCTTCACCGCGGCGGTAAGCCGCGGGGGCGAGCTGTCATGCCTACATACAAAGTTAGGTAGGTGTTGGTGGCTGGTGCTGGATGCAGCCGCGGATGCGCGGCGCAAGAGACCAGATGAATGACCCCGGTTTGATGAGGTGCAATCAATGAGCAGAGAGAGCCCCTCCTTGCGAAATCCTGGCAATTTTGGCGCTTCGTGTCTGCTGATAGATACCCTTGGCTGTGGCCGTTGTCTTTTTGGCGCAGGAGTTTCATGAGGAGCTCCTGATGCCAACATGATGGATGGGTTGGGAGCTgcccggcctgctgctgtacTTCAGGTTGGAAGCTGGATAATGTATTACTGACTTAGTGGACGATGGTAACTGCACTAATTCAATGGCAGGCGCGCACCTTCCTTGTGCCTGGTTAGGTACTTGCCTGCCAGGTACCGAAGTGTGGGGCCAATTGATCTCGGCCGAAGTggcgctccagcagctcgctaAACAAGGCCAGCCACCTGCTGGAAGGTTCATTGAAGGATGGCGAACTGTTCAATTCTTTGTGCTGTCGGGTTCGTTCGCCCCtgtggcctcggcgggcccACACCCATGAATTGCCCGCCCGGTACATGGCGTCATTTCTACAACGCCCAGCTCTCTCCAGCTGCCCCTGGCAATCGCAGTCCTTCCAGCTGTCGAGcacctggctgggctgcaggGCAGGCAGTTCGAAGGTTGAGAGGCGAGCCGGTGAGAGCACCGGCCAGCATTGGAAGCATCCAacacagcgcagcacaggGACAAGGCTACATGCACCTACGTATGCGGTACGTCAGGGCGGTACCCGGTCTGCACCTGCCTCCTGAGTCTTAGTGGTCCCGTCGCCCGGGGCGCGGTACACCTACAGGA
The genomic region above belongs to Purpureocillium takamizusanense chromosome 5, complete sequence and contains:
- a CDS encoding uncharacterized protein (COG:S~EggNog:ENOG503P0FH), producing MQTLAIGFNLYMVSQNCKGSPSKNPLAEKASDSAATSKDKLGGFKGLICANGIVLDQVPSGFRV